The sequence AGTCAACAACACGTCCAGAGGTAGAGGATGTCGCAGCGTTTGTTCCAGGACGATGCGGTGCTCTTTGAAAGGGTCGCCTTCGCTTAAAGCAAAGCCGTACCGATATCCTCCGCGCAGCATGAATTTCCGGTTGACTGTGTAATCAAGGTGAATGCCGACCTGCCCTTCAAGATTATCTCTGGTCTCTTCAGCCTTAGTGACAGTGCCCAATAGGAACAGCTTGATCTTTGGACGGAGTGGGATAAAGACATCGACTTCTGGCCAGAATTGGAATTCTGCGGCGTCTTGCGCGTAGGTCGCCGTGACCGGCAATACCAAGAACATTACCAGGCAAAGAATCTGCACTATCCTCGGCTTCATCTCATTGCCTCTGGTGACTAACCCGGACTTTGGTAACAGCTGATCCTTCGGAAACAGGGCCGCACCGGTTTATCCGGGTTCATTTGTGGGCGCGCAAGGGTTCCCCAATTGAGCTTTTCCTCAAGAGGTCATTTTTTGACGGGATACTTACTGAACATTTTTTCGACGGACTTTTTCACTACGCTCTCAACACTCTTCGCATCTGCGGCCGCGTCCCCGGTCGGGCCATGACTCAGCGTTTTCTTGGCGATCGCACGCCAGACGTATCTCTCCGTCTTATGATCTTTAAGATCCACCACCAGCGTGCCTTTATTCACATTCATGGGCGGGGGTGGGCGATAAACTGCGCCCGTAGCGTAAGTGACCCGGCTGAAGGAGATGCCGCTCAGTTGCAGATCAAGATCCACCGCGGCCGCATACATGACCTGCAGATCGCCTCCGGCCTCAACCTTGGTGAGTCCTCTCGCCGCCATTTGCTGATCGACGGCGTCAATGATCATCTGATCAATGAGCGGATTTCGAGCCGGCATTCCCTTTACCCAGAAATAAGTTTTGTACTGTGAGAAGTCGACTGCTTTGTCGAGCTGGACCTTAACGCTCTGGCCCCAGACCGGATAAGCGAACAGAAGAAACACCAAACAGATTATTGCTCTTCTCATTTTTCCCTCTCGATCTGAAGCTGCAATGCCGCTGCTGCTAACTCGTCTTCATCCTGGAGTGTATTGCCGCTAACGTCGGGGTCGCTACTGTTAACTTTGACAGGTTAGAAACTGCTCGGGGGCCGAACCAGCTGCGAAGCAGCGCTGATAGTTAAGCCCAAGGCGAGTCTGCGAGCCTTGGGTCAACGACCCCCGAGGTGGGCAAGCCCCGAAGGGGCGACAGCGATCATTGTTAATCGGCGGGCCCTGGTCATGAACCTTCTGTCGCCGCTTCGCGGCTCGTCGACTAATGAATCAAAACCCAAGGCTCGCCAAGCCTCGCCTTGGGCTTAACTACGTCCGCTGCTTCGCAGCTGGTTGACGTCACCCCAGGGTCCAGTATTCAGACTTTGTTGGGCATCCTTACCTGTATGTTTTGACAGTATTCGTCCTCATCGCAATTCCCATAGCATGCAGTCCTTCTGAGAGATCCGCGGGTGTCGGATTAACAGGGCGATACGCGCGATTCTATGAATCCAAATAGAGACATTGAGGATGACGACGACACAGTCGACACGTTAGCGCCCGGCGCAATGCCCCATCTTGCATTGCCGCTTGATCCGGCCTCGGCAAAGGTAGAGGTGGACGTCGCCGGCATGACGCATACGGGACATGTCCGAACAAACAATGAGGATCACTATCTCTGCGTGCGGATCGAGCGATCGCTGAAGACGATGATGACGAACTTAATCGGCGGATCGCTTCCGGAACGTTTTGATGAAGTCGCCTACGGCATGCTGGTGGCGGACGGAATGGGCGGGTATGCGGCCGGCGAAGTTGCCAGCAGCATGGCGCTGGTCAAACTCATCGAGCTGGCGACCGAGACGCCCGATTGGGTGATGCGAATGCAGAAACGCGAGAACGCCGACCGCGTCATGCAGCGCATGACTGAGCGCTTCCGCATAATCGACTCAGCGATGCGCGTCCAGGCCGAGGGCGATCCATCACTTCTCGGAATGGGTACTACCTTGACAGTGGTGGCGAGCCTGGGAGCGGAGCTATTTGTCGGACATCTCGGCGATTCGCGCGCATACCTGTTCCGAAACAAACGACTCCACCAACTGACCCGCGACAACACGCTGGCGCAGGAATTGATCGATGCGGGCATAGCGCGAGCCGAAGACACCGCCACGCAGGCCATGCGTCACGTCCTTACCGCAGCCCTCGCTACCGGCGACCAGGCCGATCCGCAAGTGCAGCGGTTTCATCTTTCACACGGCGATCAAATTCTTTTATGTACAGACGGTCTTACTGGAATGGTGCGGGACGAAACGATAGCTAAGATTCTGAACGATGCGGACTCATCCAACGCGGCGTGCCAAAGCTTGATTGACCAGGCGCTCGCGGCCGGTGGCTCTGACAACATCACTGTGGTTTTGGCACGGTACCGGTTTCCCGCTTCAAGGTAATACCTGCGGAAGTCATGCTCGAAACAAGTCGCGATTCAATTCCAAACTCATTTATTAATTTCAAGGAGCAAACCAATGAGAAGTAACAGACCAGGAATCGCCAGGCTACTGGCATTCGCTTTTGTTTTTATTATTACTGCCAGCGTAAGTGCGCCGGCCCAAAACGCAAGCAACGTCCGTCCGGTACAAGTGGCGCTAGGACAGAAGCAAAAAGTTCAGGGCGTCGTCAGTGTCCGCTCCGGCGATTCGTTCAAAGTCCGGGACCCTGCGGGCAACGAAACTACGGTGCTCTTAATGGCTGACACAGACGTGACTTCCCATCACCGGAGTCGTCTGAGGAAAAAGCACTACCCAATGACCTACATCATGCGCGGTCTTCGTTTGCAAGCTCAAGGCAGGGGGGATGCAAACGGAAATTTGGTCGCGGAATGGGTCAGATTTGATGAGCAGGACCTGCGAAGTGCTCAGGCTCTCGAGCAGACCGCTGAACTGGCCCAGGAAAACGAAGCGAGGATTAGAGCCGCAGAAGAGGCCGCTCGAGTGGCAGAAGAGAACGCGCGCATCATGGCCGGGCAAATCGCGGAAAATACGGCGCTCGCCAATGACGCCCGGGCGAAGGCTGAAGCGGCACAAGCCCAGGCCGATGCAGCTTATAAGGCTGCCGCGTTAGCCAACAACCGTATCAACGGACTCGATGATTACGAGCAGCTTCGGACCGTCTTCGTCCTGTTTAGAGTGAACAGCAGCATCATTGACCCATCTGCCAGGAAGCTGATCGATGAAGCAGCGGCCTGGGCCAAGGAAGAGAAGGCCAAAGGTAACGCAAACGGTTGGCTGGTTGAAGTAGTGGGATTCGCAGATAAGACGGGCAACACGGCGAAGAATCGGGCCCTGAGTGAACGTCGTGCAAGGGCCGTGATTCAATACCTGGTTGGCGTCCATGATTTAGATCTGCGGCGGCTGGTCCAACCCTTTGGATATGGTGATTCCAAACCCGTCGCCAGTAACAAGACGGCCGCCGGGCGCGCAAAAAATCGCCGGGTCGAAATCAGGATTTTGCAAAATAAGGGAATTGCGAATACGGTTGGTTCAAACCAGTAGGGAATGACCTCTCAATCGCGCCCGGCTTCTTCTTTGAAGTTCGAGGCTCAAAGCTGCGCTTCGTTCTTTCGGTGGGAACGGAGCGCAGATTGCTATCCAGGCATGCGTGACGAGGCCACCCTTCACGATCTCTGTTTCGTAACCTGCGACGCAGGTAAGACCGAATTTCCCTCAGCAGGCGAACCATGCTGTGGTAAACTTGCCCGTGCTGGAAATGCGGGTTTGCATGTTTTTCGGGTCGCTCTGTGCGCACTTTCGTCACGTTTTTCACAACCAATTCACTTCGCTAATCATCAACTGCAATAGCACTGCTCTCCTCGATTTGCCTCGCGCGAATCGGCAAACAAATTCTTTCTTCCGTTGGAGGTCGCTATGAAAAAGCTAGTGTTGCGCTCGGCCATCGTCCTGGTCGTAGGTTTGGGATTGACCCTGCCCGTACTGGCGGACACGATTCGTTTAAGGGATGGCAGCGTTATTCGCGGCGAGATCGTCAGCTTTCGTAACGAGCAGTTCACGATTCTGGTCGGCAGCGGCACGCGCGGGCGCAAGAGCCGCATAACCGTCTATATGGAAGACGTCGAATCGATCGAATTCGACGGCGCGGCAGCGGACGAAGGTGGCAACACCTCCACCACGCCGACGCAGCCGAATAACCAGCCACCGGCCAATACGCGGCCTTCGAACAATCCACCGGCATCACAGCCGGCGAGCAATCCGAACACTTCATCGAACCCTACCTTCTTTCCGGTGAACGTGCGCGTGCGTGCGGACAATTCGACAAACGGTTGGACAAACAGCGGCCTGGTTGTCAGGCGCGGTCAGCGTTTGCGAATCAATGCGACGGGGCGGGCAAACCTTGGCGGCAACCGGTTTGCGACACCGGACGGACTGGCAAACGTCCAGGACCGCGAGAAGCTTATGCGGACGCAGCCGACGGGTGGCTTGATCGCCGTCATTGGCGATGACAACGACGATTTCATTTTTGTCGGCAGCAGCCGCGACTTTGTAGCGCAACGCGATGGCGTGCTTTTCCTCGGCATCAACGAAGGAAACCTGAGTGACAACACGGGCACTTTTGAAGTCGTGATCGAGGCCGAAGCCGGCGGAAACCCGCGCTAGTTCAGGGTGTAGGGGATAGGGAGTAGGGTGTAATGAAGAGCCAAAGCTTGAGCCTTCTTACTTAAGTTTGTTCTTAGCGTCCGGCCAAGGAACCGGAACTCCAAGACAAAACCGCCACACCCTAACCCCTACACCCCATACCCTGGATTTAGCGGTTCTTACCGACACCCAACCCCCTACGACCCAAACCCCAGTTCTTCCAGGTAAACTCGGCCACCCCCATCAGCATCACACCTCAGACCGCGGCCCGGCCAGCTTGACCCGTTTTCGGGCGCAACCTATAGTCCAATTCCCAGCTGAACCGGCCTGTAGTTGAAAGGTACGTGATGATGAAGTTTCGTTTTTCCCAACGATTGGCAGTTTTCGTCGTTCTGGTAACGCTCGTTTTCGGCACTCAGACGATTTCGCTTTTGGCGCAGTCACGCCGCCAGCCGCCCACATCCGATCAGAAAAAGAACAAGCGACCGCCGCAAGGTCAGGAGACTGGCGAGAAAGAGCAAGAGCCTTTGCCGACCGACATTGTCGGCAAAGAGACCGAGACGGTTAAGGTCAGCACCAGCCTGGTCAATGTTGACGCAGTCGTTTTCAACAAAAAGTCCGGTCAGATTACGACTGGGTTAAAGAAGGACAACTTCGAACTCTGGGTTGACGGCGTCAAGAGAGACATCACGAACTTCTCGACACCCGAAGCGCCCATCACCATCACGCTCGTGGTTGAGTACAGCAAGCTCGGCCAAATGTTTGGCTTTTACGGGAGCGGCGGCCAGGAGGCGGGCCAACTGGAAGTAATTCGTCCGACCGCAATGTTTCTTTCGCAGTTCATCACCCCGCAGGATTATGTTTCGGTAATCGCATACGACATGCGGCCGACGCCGCTGACAGATTTCACGAACAATCCGCAACGGATTCAGCAGGTGATCAGCCTGCTGCTTCGCAATACGCCGGCCTTTATTGAAACGAATATGTTCGACGCGCTGAAGTTAACGCTGGTCGGCGGCCGTGCGGATTCCGTGGTGCTGGAAGATGCCAAAGAGCGCACCACCGAATATGGCGGCATGGTGAGCGTCGCCAGCGATCGTCGCAAAGCGGTCCTGCTGGTCGCGTCGGGCATCGACACTTTCAGCAAGATCAACTTCGACAAGATACGAAAGATCGTGCAGAACTCGGGCATTCCGATTTACATCATCGGTACCGGCAAAATGTTCGAGAAGAAGTTCGGCGACGGAATGGATCCCGGCCGCGGGAGCATGATCCTGGGCGTGCCGATCGACAGGATGACTTTTCTGCAAGCCGACAACACCCTGAAAACATTTGCCAAAGATACTGGCGGCACCTACTACCCCGTCACATTTGAAGGTGAGTTGCCGAACGCGCTCAACTCGATCAATTCCCTGCTGCGCAATCAATACAGTCTGGGATTCAGCCCCGGTGACATCCGGGACGGGAAGAGCCACAAGATCGTGGTCAAAGTTGATGTCGATGGCGACGGGACGACTGACGAGAAGGTATATACCGTGAAAGCTCGTGAAGTGTTCATCGCGCCAAAGGCGGACACGACGAAGCAGTGAGCAGTGTGCAGTAGGCAGTAAGCAGAATTAAGCAAAAGGCAGTAGCGGAGATCGATGGATCGATCTCCGCTTTTGTTTTGGTCAATCTGGCCTTCGGCTTTCGACCTGCTGCTTGCCTACTGCCTTCTGCTGTCCCCTTCTGCTTTCCGCTTAATGAGTTCCGCCCCCTGCTCACTGCCCACCGCCCACTGGTTTAAGTGCTTGCTCTACCGCGTTCGCCGCGTGTAAAGTAGCGGCGGACAATCCCTTAACAATCTCCCCGCTTTTGCAAAACTCGTTCGGAGGTCAGAACTGATGCCGCGTGAAGTCATCAGCCCCGAGGAAGCCGCCCGTGCTCAGGAGTTTCCTGATCGCGTGGGGTTCAAGCCAGACAATCCATTTCTGGCGTCGTTTCGTCCGTACATCGATGCGCGAACCGTCATTCCTGAATTCACCGCGCGCGCATTGATTCTCGGCACGCTGCTCGGGATTATCTTCGGCGCTTCGTCGCTGTATCTGGTCCTGAAAGTCGGCTTGACGGTCAGCGCTTCAATTCCCGTCGCCGTCATCTCGATCAGCATCTTCGCCTTGTTGTCGCGGTTAAAGATCCGCAACGCGACGATCCTCGAAAACAACATCGTTCAGACCGCGGGTTCGGCGGGCGAGTCGATCGCCTTTGGTGTCGGCGTCACGATGCCGGCGATCATGATTCTCGGTTTCGACCTCGAGCTGACGCGCGTGATGCTAGTCGCGGTGCTCGGCGGCTTGCTGGGAATTCTGATGATGATTCCCCTGCGCCGCGCTCTGATCGTCGCGCAACACGGCTATTTGAAATACCCGGAAGGCACAGCCTGCGCCGAGGTTCTAAAAGCCGGCGCTTCGGAAGAATCGCGCGCGGCGGCTTCGGCTGACGCCAAGGCCGAAATGCAAGCACGCGATGCCGGCGGCGCACACATCGGCGCGAAAACAATCTTCACCGGTTTCGGCATCGGCGTGCTGTATCAAGCGGCCCACCGTGCGTTTTACACCTGGAAAGAAGCACCCGAAAGAATCTTCGGCGCGCCTTTCAACAAAGGCTCGCTCAGCGTTGAAGTCAATCCCGCGCTGCTCGGCGTCGGCTATGTCATCGGACCACGCATCGCTTCGATCATGTGCGCGGGCGGCGTGCTGGCGTACCTGGTTTTGATTCCGGCAATTGCGTATTTCGCCGGTGGCGAAACTACCGGCGCCGTTGCGCCCGGCACCAGTCCGGTGCGCGGCATGAGCCCCGGCGCAATTCGTAACAACTACATTCTCTATATCGGCGCGGGCGCAGTGGCGGCCGGCGGCATCATCAGTCTGTTTCGCTCTCTGCCGACGATTTGGCATGGCATGAAAGGCGGGTTAGCCGACCTGCGCGGTGGTAAAGCAGCCGCGGCGCGCGCGGAACGCACCGATCAGGACATTCCGATGAAGTTCGTGCTCGCGGGCATCATCGCGCTGATCGCGATGATCATGCTCTTCCCGCAACTTGGATTGCAGCAAAACTTTTTCACGGCGTTTCTCGGCGCCATCATGATCATCGCTTTTGGGTTTTTGTTCGTAACTGTCTCTTCACGCCTAACCGGCGAAATCGGTTCATCGTCCAATCCCATTTCCGGCATGACCGTCGCGACGTTGCTGCTGACGTGTTTGATCTTTCTGCTGATGGGTTGGACTGGACCGCCGTATTACGTCACCGCTCTATCGATCGGCGCGATCGTTTGTATCGCCGCGTCGAATGGCGGCACGACGTCTCAGGATTTGAAAACTGGTTTCCTCGTCGGGGCTACGCCGAAGTTTCAGCAGTACGCGATTCTCGTCGGCGCGCTCGCATCGGCTCTGATTTTGGGCCCAATTCTGATCGGCCTGAACGACCGCGGCACGGTTTACGCTCGCCGCATTACGTTTGCCAAAGTTGACGACAAGGTCGCTTCCTTGCCGCCAGACCAGAGCACCGGCCTGACGCCGTACACTGAAGAGTTAAAACCCGCCCAAGCCGGCGACTACCGGCTTCTTGTTCGCGACGCGAAGAGTCCGAAGATCGAAGGGTTGGACGAAGGTGAATATTTGGTGGATCCGTCAGGCAAAATCCTCTACAAGGTCGAGCGGAATTTCACGCCTGAGCTTCGGGCGAACCCGAGCCAACTCGGGCACGAAGAACAATTGAAAGGGCCACAGGCCGGCCTGGATTCAAACACCTATCGTGTCTGGCACAAGACCGATACGAACGGCGGCCGCGCCGGGCGCTATCTGGTCGACGCGCAAGGCGTGCCGCAATATATCGTCGATCCGGCCATCAACGGTCAGAACAAGATGCGTCCCGACGGTTCGACGGTCGAAAAATTCGACGCGCCAAAAGCCACCCTGATGTCCTACATCATCAAGGGCATCCTCAATCGCGAATTGCCCTGGAACCTCGTTTTGCTTGGCGTGATGATTGCCATCGTGCTCGAGATGGCCGGTATCCCTTCGCTCGCATTTGCGGTGGGCGTCTATCTGCCGTTGTCGGCTTCCAGTCCGATTTTCATCGGCGGGATGGTGCGGTGGTTAGTCGATCGGCACTTGCGACGCAAGCACGCGCAGCTTACCGAGGAACAAATCGTCGCTGAAACCGACAAGAGTCCGGGCGTGTTGATGGCCTCAGGCTACATCGCGGGCGCGGCGATCGCGGGCATCATCATCGCGTTCATGTCGGGTTACTTCACCGAAACCTCCGCTGCGGCTAAGGAATGGATGTTGAGTCACAATCCGTTCTTCGACGAGCCGCCGGGACATGTGAAGGGCTACGCTGACCTGTTATCGCTAATCCCATTTATCGCGATTACTGTCTTGCTCTACGCGGTGGGTCGTGAATGGGTTCTGGCGAGTAAGAAGAAGCGCACTGACTAACAGGCCGGGTAAGGAAACATGATTTATCTTCGTAGAAAGCTGACTCTCCCACGCAGTCTGTTCGTTCGTCTGCTCCTGACGGTATTTGCGGTCACCGCATTGGCGGGCTCGCCCGCCGCGTGTACGGCAAAGACATCGTCACCCAATCTGGCCGCCCAACCGCGTACGCCTTCTGATGTCGTCCGTGAATTTTACAAAGCGATGCGCGAGCACCGCTTCCAGGAAGCCTTCGCGTTGACGATCTACAAACCTGCCGTCGAAGGTCTGAATGCCGAAGAGATGGAAATTCTGCGGCCCGGGTTTGAAGAGAAAGCGGCGCAGATTCCCGCCAGTGTCGAAATCATGGGCGAACAGATCAGCGGCAAGATTGCGACTGTCTTTGTAAAGGTGCCTGCCGATGTTTCATCGCCGCAGGTCAATTCGCAACCGCTGAACCTTACCAACTCAGGAGGCACTTGGCTGATCGGCAGCGAAGCCGATGCGGCGGAAGTAAAAAAAGCCGGACGCCGGTATTTTCTTGACGCGCTCATCGCCGAGCATGAAGGCGACGTCGAGGACATTCTGAAACGGCTGGTCCTCTGGCAAGGGGTTTACAGCCAGCAGCACGGGGGACAATACGGGGATTTTCCGGCGCTGATTAAAGCCGGCATGCTCGGCGCCAACGTGATCGATCCGAAACTCAGCGGCTACAACTTCCGTATAACGGTCGGCAAAGACGGCAAGAGTTATGTGGCCAACGCTGAACCGTTGCATCACGGCAAGACCGGCAAGCTCTCATTCTGGATGGATCAAACCGGGCTGATTAAGAGTGCCGATAACGGCGGCAAACCGTTTAAACCTTAACTCTCTCCTCGCGAAACCTTACTTACCATGATGAATAAGAACCGCATCCGTGTGTGGCGCCTCCTCCTGCTTTCCCTGTTTGCGTTGGTTCCATCGTTCCTCGCCGCGCAGGAAGTCGATCCGAGCGAAGTCATCCGCGTGAACACCGACCTGGTCGTTCTCGACGCGCAGGTCATTGATCGGAAGACGCGTAAAGTTTTCGGCCCGCTTCGTAAAGAGGACTTCGAAATCCTGGAAGAGAATGTAAAGCAGGAGATCGCTTACTTTGGTCAGGACCAGTTGCCGCTTTCAATTCTGTTACTGCTCGATGTCAGCCGCAGCGTTCGGCCGGTCATCGAGCAAGTCGGTGAAGGCGCCAACAACGCTCTGCGTCAACTGAAACCCGAAGATGAAGTCGCGGTGATGGCCTTCGCCGATTACCCAAAGCTCATCCAGCCTTTCACGAAAGACCGAACGCTGACGGCGAACAAGATAACGGTTGCAAGCCAGGCGGAACTCGGCGACGGAACTTTTGTGTATGAGGCAATGCTGGTGGCGGTTCAGGAAATAAACAAAGGCACAAATCCGGCGAACCGCCGGGCGATAATTCTGATATCGGACAACATCCCCAGCACCGGTGACGAGGATTATGTCGCCAGATTACAGCGCGAGCTGGCGGAATCCGGCACGGTGGTTTACGGGTTGACCGTGCGCGGCGGCTTCGCGAAAGTCTTCAACGTGCTAACGCTGGGTAAAATTAAAGCCATCGATGTTTATGCCGAAGAGACGGGAGGCGAGGTCCTCGGCGCCAATCAAAGCGAAGTCGATTCACGTTTGGGTGAGATGTTCACGCGGCTCCGCACGCGCTACACGATCGGCTATCGACCGCCTGAGACAAATGAGGAAGGCGCATTTCGGCACGTTAAAGTTCAGCTGGCTCCCGCGATCATGAAAGCTAACAAGAAGCTCGTGGTGCGTTCGCGGCGCGGTTATTACTTCCGCAAGAAGCCGGGAACGATTCCGCCTAGGCCTCAGCCATGAGCTGGTTCGCCAGCTTTTTTCGCCGGCCTCCGTTCCATTTTCCGTGGACAGTCATGACAACCGGCGTCACCATATAAATCATTCCCGCAAAACCTGCGTATTGGCCCCCGCCAATGATCGCAATCGCGAGCGAAACTAATCCGATAGAGACGTTCAGCAGGCTCTCCCGAATGTCCGTGCGCGTGTCAAACGTTTCCAACTCCGTCAGTTCCAACTCAACGCGCTTGCGGTACGCGCGCCAATAGAGCAAGGCAAAGACGGCGAAGACCGCGACATATCCCACGCCGAAAATGATCATGAGATTCGCAACCTGATTGGCGTTCTCAACCATGCCTTCGACGGTTCCATTCGGCAGACGCACTTCGCCGTGGCCGCCCGTAAATTTGTCGATGAGTAAGGTGAAAAGGAACTTCAGCGGATAAACGTAGAACAGCACCACAAACAGCAGCACGGCGTTGATGACAATGGTGAGATTGTCATTCAGGCCATAGCGACGGAAAAACTTGTATTGATTGAACCAGACAACGAACAGTAGCGCGAAGCAAATAGCGAAAGCGCCAAACCCGCGCATTACTCCCATCAGCGCGTCGTAGGTCTTCGGCACTTCCAGCGCGACCACCAGTAACGTGATCGAAAAGGCGAAAACCGCATCGCTCAACGCTTCGATGCGCGAGACTTCATGACTGCGCCAGCGAAACTTTCGCGGATCGCCGACGCCTTTATCGATGAGTTTTTCTCGAATCATTTCATTCACACCTCGCTTCAGTGAGGTCGAAAAAAGAACTTTGTGATTCTCTGTGTGATCTCCGTGCCTCTGTGGTGAAGGTTTTCATAAGCAATTTTCACCACAGAGACACGAGGAACCCAGAGTTAGCCAGAGAGCCAATGTTTCTGACAGACCGTGAGCAAGGTGAAATTTTGCCCGGCGAGTTTACTTTTTCAGCGCGGCCTGCACAACAGTTTCCACTTCAGCCACGCTCTCTTCGCTAAAGCCGATGAAGTGCTTGACGATTCGGCCGTTGCGGTCGATGACGAATGATTGCGGAATGTTCTGATTGACGCCGAGATAACGATCGACGAAATCCGTATCGGGAGTCGCTAGCGGAAACGGAATTCCATACTCCTGCTTGAACGCCGGCACTTCTGCGTAGTCCTCTTCGCCGCCAACATTCAGCCCGACGATTTGCAAACCTTCAGCTTCGTACTTCCGATGCAAAGCAATCAGGTGCGGCATCTCTTGCCGGCACGGGCCGCACCATGTCGCATAAAAGTTCAGCAGCAAAACCCTGCCGGTGTAATCGCCGACGGTGGCGCGCTTTCCATCCTCGAAAACCCATCCCGCGGGTCCGCCGGGATTTGGCGGAGGGGTAACGCTCGGGCGACACGCGAACCCGGCCAGCGTTAGGAGTATCACTGCGAGCAGGCTGAACCTAGCGGGACGGATTCTCTTCATCAGTTTTGTCGGATGGCGGCGAGTCAGAAAGCTCGGCGGCGTCAATCTCCCGTCCCGGCACGCGATACTCTTCTTCGGCCCAGCGGCCGAAATCGATTAGCTGGCAGCGCTCGGAACAGAACGGCCGCCACTGATTGTCCTTCCATTCGACGGGCTTTTTGCAGCTCGGGCATTTGTGCACAAGGCAAAATTACCGGAGCAGTTACGAGAGCGCAAGCCAACGGGACAATAGCCGACCGTAAGGGAGGGCGTAGATAACCGGGGTTTTACGCCCTCCCTTACGGTCGGGCTACTGCCCCGCTTTCATTCATAATTGTCTCGCTCCGCCAGGATCTTTCATTGAACACCACGCCCAGGCCGGGCGTAGAATAAGACCGGGAGTAATTCAATGGCCGACTACAAAGAAAAACTGGATGACCTGCATCGCGCGGCGAAACGCAAAGCGCAGGAGCTGGACGAAAAGCTCGGCGTTAGCGGCATCGTCGAAGACACCGCGCGCGTCGCGGGTGACGCCGCGCGGCGTGGCGCGCGAACAATTGCGGACGGCGCGGGTCAACTCAAGGGGCAGGCAGAGCGATTCGCCGACGACCCGAAAGTGCGCGAGACGGCGCGTCGCGCGGCCGACGAAACCAGGCGACGCGCGAAAGACGCAGGTCGCACCATACGCGATGCCGCGGGTGACGCCGGGAAAATCATTCGCGACACCGCCGGCCCAGCCGGCAAGAAGGCTGAGAAGGCTTTCGACGATGCCGTCAATTACGCGACGACTGCTACGAAGGTGGCCGGCACCGGCCTGCGCGCGACGAAAGCGTCAGCGGCGGCGACGGCAGGACTTCTCAAAGCGAAAGATTGGGTCAAAGAGAATCCCGGTAAAGC is a genomic window of Pyrinomonadaceae bacterium containing:
- a CDS encoding DUF2490 domain-containing protein — its product is MKPRIVQILCLVMFLVLPVTATYAQDAAEFQFWPEVDVFIPLRPKIKLFLLGTVTKAEETRDNLEGQVGIHLDYTVNRKFMLRGGYRYGFALSEGDPFKEHRIVLEQTLRHPLPLDVLLTDRNREDFRWVNGQFSARYRNRVTVEREFEVLGRQLTPYSSAEVYYDTRFDTWNRNRLTVGLQVPFKKGFPLIKLADPKRHVVLDLFFTRQNDSRSQPSRIKAFGAALSIYF
- a CDS encoding DUF4136 domain-containing protein, whose protein sequence is MRRAIICLVFLLFAYPVWGQSVKVQLDKAVDFSQYKTYFWVKGMPARNPLIDQMIIDAVDQQMAARGLTKVEAGGDLQVMYAAAVDLDLQLSGISFSRVTYATGAVYRPPPPMNVNKGTLVVDLKDHKTERYVWRAIAKKTLSHGPTGDAAADAKSVESVVKKSVEKMFSKYPVKK
- a CDS encoding protein phosphatase 2C domain-containing protein; the encoded protein is MNPNRDIEDDDDTVDTLAPGAMPHLALPLDPASAKVEVDVAGMTHTGHVRTNNEDHYLCVRIERSLKTMMTNLIGGSLPERFDEVAYGMLVADGMGGYAAGEVASSMALVKLIELATETPDWVMRMQKRENADRVMQRMTERFRIIDSAMRVQAEGDPSLLGMGTTLTVVASLGAELFVGHLGDSRAYLFRNKRLHQLTRDNTLAQELIDAGIARAEDTATQAMRHVLTAALATGDQADPQVQRFHLSHGDQILLCTDGLTGMVRDETIAKILNDADSSNAACQSLIDQALAAGGSDNITVVLARYRFPASR
- a CDS encoding OmpA family protein — encoded protein: MRSNRPGIARLLAFAFVFIITASVSAPAQNASNVRPVQVALGQKQKVQGVVSVRSGDSFKVRDPAGNETTVLLMADTDVTSHHRSRLRKKHYPMTYIMRGLRLQAQGRGDANGNLVAEWVRFDEQDLRSAQALEQTAELAQENEARIRAAEEAARVAEENARIMAGQIAENTALANDARAKAEAAQAQADAAYKAAALANNRINGLDDYEQLRTVFVLFRVNSSIIDPSARKLIDEAAAWAKEEKAKGNANGWLVEVVGFADKTGNTAKNRALSERRARAVIQYLVGVHDLDLRRLVQPFGYGDSKPVASNKTAAGRAKNRRVEIRILQNKGIANTVGSNQ
- a CDS encoding VWA domain-containing protein, with the translated sequence MKFRFSQRLAVFVVLVTLVFGTQTISLLAQSRRQPPTSDQKKNKRPPQGQETGEKEQEPLPTDIVGKETETVKVSTSLVNVDAVVFNKKSGQITTGLKKDNFELWVDGVKRDITNFSTPEAPITITLVVEYSKLGQMFGFYGSGGQEAGQLEVIRPTAMFLSQFITPQDYVSVIAYDMRPTPLTDFTNNPQRIQQVISLLLRNTPAFIETNMFDALKLTLVGGRADSVVLEDAKERTTEYGGMVSVASDRRKAVLLVASGIDTFSKINFDKIRKIVQNSGIPIYIIGTGKMFEKKFGDGMDPGRGSMILGVPIDRMTFLQADNTLKTFAKDTGGTYYPVTFEGELPNALNSINSLLRNQYSLGFSPGDIRDGKSHKIVVKVDVDGDGTTDEKVYTVKAREVFIAPKADTTKQ
- a CDS encoding oligopeptide transporter, OPT family, with the translated sequence MPREVISPEEAARAQEFPDRVGFKPDNPFLASFRPYIDARTVIPEFTARALILGTLLGIIFGASSLYLVLKVGLTVSASIPVAVISISIFALLSRLKIRNATILENNIVQTAGSAGESIAFGVGVTMPAIMILGFDLELTRVMLVAVLGGLLGILMMIPLRRALIVAQHGYLKYPEGTACAEVLKAGASEESRAAASADAKAEMQARDAGGAHIGAKTIFTGFGIGVLYQAAHRAFYTWKEAPERIFGAPFNKGSLSVEVNPALLGVGYVIGPRIASIMCAGGVLAYLVLIPAIAYFAGGETTGAVAPGTSPVRGMSPGAIRNNYILYIGAGAVAAGGIISLFRSLPTIWHGMKGGLADLRGGKAAAARAERTDQDIPMKFVLAGIIALIAMIMLFPQLGLQQNFFTAFLGAIMIIAFGFLFVTVSSRLTGEIGSSSNPISGMTVATLLLTCLIFLLMGWTGPPYYVTALSIGAIVCIAASNGGTTSQDLKTGFLVGATPKFQQYAILVGALASALILGPILIGLNDRGTVYARRITFAKVDDKVASLPPDQSTGLTPYTEELKPAQAGDYRLLVRDAKSPKIEGLDEGEYLVDPSGKILYKVERNFTPELRANPSQLGHEEQLKGPQAGLDSNTYRVWHKTDTNGGRAGRYLVDAQGVPQYIVDPAINGQNKMRPDGSTVEKFDAPKATLMSYIIKGILNRELPWNLVLLGVMIAIVLEMAGIPSLAFAVGVYLPLSASSPIFIGGMVRWLVDRHLRRKHAQLTEEQIVAETDKSPGVLMASGYIAGAAIAGIIIAFMSGYFTETSAAAKEWMLSHNPFFDEPPGHVKGYADLLSLIPFIAITVLLYAVGREWVLASKKKRTD